A region from the Pontixanthobacter aestiaquae genome encodes:
- the ccoP gene encoding cytochrome-c oxidase, cbb3-type subunit III, with the protein MANKQDNAANEQARVDEATGTEFVGHEWDGIEELDTPMPRWWVWSFYATIVWGIVYVILYPAWPMIEKGTEGVLGWSSRGQFAEEMQAEEARRAPLMAALARIPIERLPENSEQMRAAIAGGAAAFKVNCVQCHGAGAAGSKGYPNLNDDDWIWGGDLKAIEYTLTHGIRWSGSDETRLSYMPAFGRDGMLTRDQISDVTSHVLSLSGNSEPNANGAAIYDTQCAFCHQPSATGNRDLGAPNLADAIWLYGGSRAEVEQQIYNPAHGAMPGWKDRLNPVTIKMLAAYIHSRGGGEDFVEVAADPEVQVDEQP; encoded by the coding sequence ATGGCGAATAAGCAAGATAACGCCGCGAATGAGCAGGCGCGTGTTGACGAGGCGACCGGAACCGAATTTGTCGGCCACGAGTGGGACGGCATTGAAGAGCTCGATACGCCCATGCCGCGCTGGTGGGTGTGGAGCTTCTACGCCACTATCGTCTGGGGCATCGTCTATGTAATCCTCTATCCGGCATGGCCGATGATCGAAAAAGGTACTGAGGGCGTGCTCGGCTGGAGCAGCCGCGGACAATTTGCAGAAGAAATGCAGGCAGAAGAAGCGCGCCGCGCGCCGTTAATGGCCGCACTGGCCCGTATTCCGATCGAGCGACTGCCCGAAAATAGTGAGCAAATGCGCGCTGCGATTGCAGGTGGTGCGGCCGCTTTCAAAGTGAACTGTGTCCAATGCCATGGCGCAGGTGCTGCGGGGAGCAAAGGCTATCCCAACCTCAACGATGATGACTGGATTTGGGGCGGCGATCTGAAAGCCATCGAATACACTTTGACTCATGGCATCCGCTGGTCCGGATCGGATGAGACCCGGCTCAGTTACATGCCTGCATTCGGACGTGATGGAATGCTGACCCGCGATCAGATATCCGATGTCACGTCACATGTGTTGTCATTGTCCGGAAACAGCGAACCAAATGCCAACGGCGCAGCGATTTACGATACGCAATGTGCATTCTGTCATCAGCCATCTGCAACCGGCAACCGCGATCTGGGAGCGCCCAATCTGGCAGACGCAATCTGGCTCTATGGCGGAAGCCGAGCAGAGGTCGAGCAACAGATCTACAACCCGGCACATGGTGCGATGCCAGGCTGGAAAGACCGGTTGAACCCGGTGACGATCAAGATGCTGGCAGCCTACATCCACTCGCGCGGCGGCGGCGAAGACTTTGTCGAAGTCGCGGCTGATCCCGAGGTTCAAGTCGATGAGCAACCCTAA
- the ccoG gene encoding cytochrome c oxidase accessory protein CcoG produces MSNPNAVDWTKPQQLKPPEPGPLYEKRKAVHPQRIDGTFRRFKWLVMLVTLGVYYITPWIRWDRGPYAPDQAVLIDLANRRFYMFNIEIWPHEFYFVAGMLIMAGIGLFLVTSAVGRAWCGYSCPQTVWTDVFQHIDRFVDGDRNARMRLDKAPWGPKKIARRSFKWMIYLIISFWTGGAWIMYFADAPTLTVDFWTGQAAGVAYATVAILTATTFILGGFLREQVCIYMCPWPRIQTAMLDEKSLIVTYKDWRGEKRGSLKKALKSPEEFGDCIDCNQCVAVCPTGVDIREGAQIGCITCALCIDACDRVMDEIGKPRGLIDYATMEDCEHEAAGGEPRPIAKTLFRPRTLIYFAIWGAIGAAMLFALGVRSHTELTVEQDRNPPFMLMSNGSVRNAYTVRLRNMESRPRDMEIAIKGLEGGTMWSDDIPQSEAARSLVREVAPDATRIVRLYVVAPQQTPSQSFTLTVTSQDEQQEQDSSEVRFEAPGEQS; encoded by the coding sequence ATGAGCAACCCTAACGCAGTCGACTGGACAAAGCCGCAACAGCTCAAACCGCCGGAACCAGGACCGCTCTACGAAAAGCGGAAGGCTGTCCATCCGCAGCGGATCGACGGGACCTTTCGGCGATTCAAGTGGCTGGTGATGTTGGTTACTTTGGGGGTTTATTACATTACTCCGTGGATCCGCTGGGATCGCGGCCCCTACGCACCCGATCAGGCGGTCCTGATCGATCTGGCGAACCGCCGATTCTACATGTTCAATATCGAAATTTGGCCCCACGAATTTTACTTCGTGGCCGGGATGCTTATCATGGCGGGCATCGGCCTGTTTCTGGTGACCAGTGCGGTCGGTAGAGCGTGGTGCGGATATAGCTGCCCGCAAACCGTATGGACCGACGTGTTCCAGCATATCGATCGCTTCGTCGATGGCGACCGGAATGCGCGGATGCGTCTCGATAAGGCGCCATGGGGCCCCAAAAAAATTGCGCGGCGCAGCTTCAAGTGGATGATCTATCTGATCATCAGTTTCTGGACTGGCGGCGCATGGATCATGTATTTCGCCGACGCACCTACCTTGACCGTTGATTTCTGGACCGGCCAAGCAGCGGGCGTAGCCTACGCAACAGTTGCGATCCTGACCGCTACGACATTCATCCTTGGCGGATTTCTGCGCGAGCAGGTCTGCATCTATATGTGTCCATGGCCGCGCATTCAGACGGCGATGCTCGACGAGAAATCGCTAATAGTCACATACAAGGACTGGCGCGGCGAGAAACGTGGAAGCTTAAAAAAAGCGCTGAAAAGCCCGGAAGAATTCGGTGATTGTATCGATTGCAATCAATGTGTCGCAGTGTGCCCTACCGGTGTAGATATCCGCGAAGGCGCGCAGATTGGCTGTATCACCTGCGCATTGTGCATCGATGCCTGCGACCGTGTAATGGACGAGATCGGCAAGCCGCGTGGTCTGATCGATTATGCGACTATGGAAGATTGCGAGCATGAGGCTGCAGGCGGCGAACCGCGACCAATCGCAAAAACCCTCTTCCGGCCGCGCACACTAATCTATTTCGCCATCTGGGGCGCTATCGGCGCGGCGATGCTGTTTGCACTGGGCGTGCGTTCGCATACCGAGTTGACGGTCGAGCAGGACCGGAACCCGCCCTTCATGTTGATGAGCAATGGCAGCGTCCGCAATGCGTACACTGTGCGGCTACGCAACATGGAAAGCCGACCGCGCGATATGGAAATTGCAATCAAGGGTCTGGAAGGCGGCACAATGTGGAGTGACGACATCCCGCAATCGGAAGCCGCGCGTTCGCTGGTCCGTGAAGTTGCCCCCGATGCTACGCGGATCGTGCGCCTATACGTTGTCGCGCCGCAGCAAACACCCTCGCAATCCTTCACCCTGACCGTCACTTCGCAAGACGAACAACAAGAGCAAGACAGCAGCGAAGTTCGCTTTGAAGCACCCGGAGAGCAATCATGA
- a CDS encoding FixH family protein: protein MTQNSPATGRTKPFTGRHATLILVLFFGTVAAVNFTMASYATSTFGGVVVENSYVASQEFNEWLDKAEEQKALGWTVTQDWREDGHVEVLLSNVPAEAVVSAIARHPLGREADIALRFSRAEGDITRFVSDTPLPTGRWIIRTQVDAGGNLWRGEEHIR from the coding sequence ATGACCCAGAACTCACCCGCAACAGGACGGACCAAGCCTTTCACCGGCCGCCATGCTACGCTGATATTGGTGCTTTTCTTCGGAACGGTAGCGGCAGTGAACTTCACCATGGCCAGCTATGCCACATCGACATTCGGCGGCGTCGTGGTGGAGAATTCATACGTTGCCAGTCAAGAATTCAATGAGTGGCTGGACAAAGCCGAGGAGCAAAAAGCGTTGGGTTGGACAGTCACGCAAGACTGGCGTGAAGATGGACATGTGGAGGTGTTACTATCCAATGTCCCGGCTGAGGCAGTGGTAAGTGCTATCGCAAGACATCCATTGGGCCGGGAGGCGGATATCGCTCTGCGCTTTAGCCGCGCCGAAGGGGACATCACCCGCTTTGTTTCCGATACTCCTTTGCCCACTGGCCGCTGGATTATTCGGACACAGGTAGATGCCGGTGGAAATCTGTGGCGCGGCGAGGAGCATATTCGATGA
- a CDS encoding heavy metal translocating P-type ATPase — protein MRARSTPIDDNDAERSGETILAVPAMHCAGCMSKIERGLADVTGIETARVNLSSRLVRVSHVESLGEHELVEALAQLGFEAQPRSSDIARPVSAVRPLLAPLAVAGFAAMNVMLLSVSVWSGADGSTRSLFHWLSALIAIPAIAYAGQPFFRSAWKVLRHGRTNMDVPISIGVIVATCLSLYETINAGEHAWFDGALMLLTFLLAGRVLDAMMRDKARSGVDALLSQAASGALVVSKDDMVEWTSARDIEVGMVMRVASGERLAADGVVLSGCSTFDRSLLTGETTPVAAGKGDAVLAGTLNLGSPVDVTVTETGGGTTLAEIARLMEASTQNRSRYVRIADRAARLYAPAVHLLSALTVIGWLIAGATLYEALVIGVAVLIITCPCALGLAVPVAQVVASGALMRAGVMVKDGSAMERLASTDRALLDKTGTLTVGRPVPDPQLIDALDTAEAAIALALASNSRHPLSRALVAALAARGVQAAQLDGVDERPGEGVFGKLGESEVSLRRPDNSGTAAGGMAVILDITPHPTRMIRFADRIRPDASAALNQLRQMGVETSILSGDNAEAVCAVARETGLMAQANASPADKQDAIARQRAAGHRVLMVGDGLNDGPALAAADASMAPGSASDVGLHAADFVFMQDTLLAIPKAVRASRATMRVVKQNFALAIGYNVLAVPLAIAGLVTPLIAAVAMSASSLIVVANSLRLTRAAK, from the coding sequence ATGAGAGCCCGCTCCACCCCTATTGATGACAATGACGCTGAGCGGAGCGGTGAAACCATACTGGCCGTACCTGCCATGCACTGCGCCGGGTGCATGAGTAAAATCGAACGCGGCCTCGCGGATGTCACTGGTATAGAAACAGCGCGCGTCAATCTGTCATCGCGGCTGGTTCGCGTGTCGCATGTTGAAAGTTTAGGCGAGCATGAGCTGGTTGAGGCGCTTGCCCAGCTGGGTTTCGAGGCCCAGCCGCGCAGTTCCGATATTGCACGACCGGTCTCTGCCGTCAGGCCGCTGCTGGCACCGCTCGCCGTGGCGGGTTTCGCTGCCATGAATGTGATGCTGCTATCAGTCAGCGTCTGGTCCGGTGCCGATGGCAGCACACGCAGCTTGTTCCACTGGTTATCCGCACTGATTGCAATTCCCGCGATCGCCTATGCGGGGCAGCCCTTCTTCCGCTCGGCTTGGAAAGTGCTGCGCCATGGCCGGACCAATATGGATGTGCCGATTTCGATCGGTGTAATCGTGGCCACTTGCCTGAGCCTTTACGAGACGATCAACGCCGGCGAGCATGCTTGGTTTGACGGTGCGCTGATGCTGCTAACATTCCTGCTAGCTGGCCGCGTTCTTGATGCGATGATGCGAGACAAGGCACGATCAGGCGTAGATGCTTTGCTCAGCCAAGCAGCATCCGGAGCTTTGGTGGTCAGCAAGGATGATATGGTCGAATGGACGTCGGCACGCGATATCGAAGTGGGAATGGTCATGCGCGTCGCAAGCGGTGAGCGCCTTGCTGCCGATGGCGTCGTTCTTTCGGGCTGCAGCACGTTTGATCGCTCGCTCCTGACCGGAGAAACAACACCTGTTGCGGCAGGCAAGGGTGACGCAGTGCTGGCAGGTACGCTCAATCTCGGTAGTCCGGTCGATGTCACGGTTACCGAAACCGGTGGAGGGACCACTCTCGCCGAAATCGCACGATTGATGGAAGCGTCCACTCAAAACCGCTCCCGCTATGTTCGGATCGCAGACCGGGCAGCGCGGCTTTACGCACCGGCAGTCCATTTGCTGTCCGCTCTCACTGTGATCGGCTGGTTGATCGCCGGAGCAACATTGTACGAAGCGCTCGTGATCGGCGTGGCGGTATTGATCATAACCTGTCCCTGCGCCTTGGGATTGGCGGTTCCCGTCGCTCAGGTGGTTGCAAGCGGCGCGTTGATGCGTGCGGGCGTGATGGTGAAGGACGGTTCGGCGATGGAGCGGCTGGCTTCGACTGATCGCGCACTGCTCGACAAAACCGGCACATTGACGGTGGGACGCCCCGTCCCCGACCCCCAATTAATCGACGCGCTTGATACGGCAGAGGCCGCGATTGCCTTGGCTCTGGCCTCCAACAGCCGCCACCCATTGTCGCGCGCATTGGTCGCGGCTCTGGCTGCGCGCGGAGTTCAAGCGGCGCAATTAGACGGTGTTGACGAGAGACCAGGAGAAGGCGTGTTCGGCAAACTTGGAGAATCCGAGGTCTCTCTGCGCCGTCCTGACAATTCGGGCACAGCCGCTGGCGGCATGGCCGTCATTCTGGATATCACTCCGCATCCGACACGGATGATCCGGTTTGCCGACCGGATTAGGCCAGATGCCAGTGCCGCGCTCAATCAGCTAAGGCAGATGGGTGTGGAAACCAGCATTCTATCAGGCGACAATGCCGAGGCCGTCTGCGCGGTTGCCCGCGAGACCGGTTTGATGGCGCAAGCGAACGCCTCACCCGCTGACAAGCAAGATGCAATTGCACGACAGCGCGCCGCCGGTCACCGAGTGCTTATGGTCGGCGACGGGCTCAATGATGGCCCCGCTCTCGCTGCCGCCGATGCTTCGATGGCACCTGGTTCGGCAAGCGATGTCGGGCTGCATGCGGCGGACTTTGTTTTCATGCAGGACACCCTGCTCGCTATACCCAAAGCGGTGCGCGCCAGCCGCGCGACCATGCGTGTTGTCAAACAGAATTTCGCATTGGCAATCGGATACAATGTGCTGGCTGTACCGCTCGCCATTGCCGGCCTGGTTACTCCGTTAATCGCAGCGGTGGCCATGTCAGCAAGCTCGCTGATTGTGGTCGCCAACTCGCTTCGCCTGACAAGAGCGGCCAAATGA
- the ccoS gene encoding cbb3-type cytochrome oxidase assembly protein CcoS — translation MTGLALLIPVALGLGLAGLIAFFWALRSGQFDDPEGAANRILIDEEDEA, via the coding sequence ATGACCGGCCTCGCACTCCTGATCCCCGTCGCTCTGGGCCTTGGTCTGGCCGGCTTGATCGCCTTTTTTTGGGCGCTTCGCAGCGGACAGTTTGACGACCCCGAAGGCGCAGCCAACCGGATACTGATCGACGAGGAGGATGAGGCATGA
- a CDS encoding acetyl-CoA acetyltransferase, translated as MSAKDPSRIPVIIGVGQINDRADDPREGLDPVELMAEALRRADQDAGGDWLSQVESLAVVDQIAFRHLNPVVGAVAEALKISPGHTYQTPLPMGDSPIMLLNEAANRIGAGAVKVAAVVGAEALRTAAKLAALAKGGSPSDHNKMRARKKKTAASYPAQYGLVAPVDIYPLYENATRAAWEQSLGEGQAESGVIWSLFSKVAAEHDGAWIREEKSAEEVCTPSATNRPIAFPYTKFMVANSSVNQGAGFIVTSLAMARERGVPEDQIIYVGHGAAAHEHDDILQRDRYDYSAGMEVSLTETLRLNQMTLDDIHHAELYSCFPCVPKMARRVIGWPEDREATVFGGLTFGGGPIGNYMSHAVVAMVQKLRGDHESGGANGLLFANGGYATHNHSIVVSSRPLEAASFPQMFDYQDAADAKRDPTPMLDEQYEGAGTIESYTVFYNRDGSPRDGVVVARNPAGARFLAKVAGNNHAMIAFLTDGSSEPVGTEGTGERGDDGLLYWRSA; from the coding sequence TTGAGCGCAAAAGACCCGTCCCGAATTCCGGTTATCATTGGCGTTGGCCAGATCAATGACCGGGCCGATGATCCGCGCGAAGGACTCGATCCGGTCGAACTGATGGCGGAGGCCCTGCGCCGCGCCGATCAGGACGCGGGCGGCGATTGGCTGTCGCAGGTGGAATCACTCGCCGTGGTTGATCAGATCGCGTTCCGGCATCTCAATCCCGTGGTTGGCGCGGTCGCGGAGGCGTTGAAGATTTCGCCAGGGCATACCTACCAAACCCCGCTGCCGATGGGTGACAGCCCGATAATGCTGCTCAATGAAGCCGCGAACCGGATTGGAGCTGGTGCGGTGAAAGTGGCAGCGGTTGTTGGTGCGGAAGCATTGCGCACAGCAGCGAAACTCGCCGCGCTGGCAAAAGGCGGCAGTCCCTCCGACCACAACAAAATGCGCGCCCGTAAGAAGAAGACCGCAGCAAGCTATCCGGCACAATACGGGCTTGTAGCACCGGTCGATATCTATCCACTTTATGAAAACGCAACGCGCGCTGCTTGGGAGCAGTCGCTCGGCGAGGGGCAAGCTGAAAGCGGCGTCATCTGGTCGCTTTTCTCCAAAGTCGCGGCGGAGCATGATGGCGCGTGGATACGCGAGGAGAAATCGGCTGAGGAGGTTTGCACACCCTCAGCCACGAACCGGCCGATAGCCTTTCCCTACACCAAGTTTATGGTCGCCAATTCCTCGGTCAATCAGGGCGCTGGATTTATCGTGACCAGTCTCGCCATGGCGCGCGAGCGCGGCGTGCCGGAGGATCAGATCATCTATGTCGGTCACGGTGCAGCAGCGCATGAGCACGACGATATCTTGCAACGCGACCGCTATGATTACTCCGCCGGAATGGAAGTCTCGCTGACCGAAACGTTGCGGCTCAACCAGATGACGCTCGACGATATCCATCACGCAGAGCTTTATTCCTGTTTCCCCTGCGTCCCCAAAATGGCACGGCGAGTAATTGGCTGGCCAGAGGATCGCGAGGCCACGGTCTTCGGCGGGCTTACCTTCGGCGGCGGCCCCATCGGCAATTATATGAGCCATGCTGTCGTTGCCATGGTCCAGAAGCTACGCGGCGACCACGAGTCCGGTGGCGCCAACGGGTTGCTGTTTGCGAATGGCGGCTATGCCACGCATAATCACAGCATCGTGGTTTCGAGCAGGCCACTGGAGGCCGCGAGCTTCCCCCAAATGTTCGACTATCAAGATGCAGCCGATGCTAAGCGTGACCCCACGCCTATGCTGGATGAACAGTACGAAGGTGCCGGCACAATCGAAAGCTACACCGTGTTCTATAATCGCGATGGTTCGCCGCGCGATGGTGTGGTGGTCGCGCGAAATCCCGCTGGAGCGCGCTTCCTCGCCAAGGTTGCGGGCAACAACCATGCCATGATCGCGTTTCTAACCGATGGGTCGAGCGAGCCCGTTGGCACCGAGGGCACTGGCGAGCGCGGCGACGACGGACTGCTCTATTGGCGGTCGGCCTGA
- a CDS encoding phosphotransferase: protein MIESIDRLLQAAMQRAGVAGEVTDCTRLTGGATMESWHFWCGGGDFILRRAPSIEFMRDRPFGHDTEAAIIRAANAAGVTAPEVIAELEPKDGLGSGFIMRALPGTPDPRAILAMEEPRQLLQEAARDLAIIHGLSKDALPQQIPERSYSEMIEELVAQFEEAGGDRPIIALGLKWLRDNLPEPAKSVLNHGDFRLGNLLAEDSHITGVLDWELAHYSDFHEDLAFGCMPVWRFSRYDRPALGLGSLEDYFTEYEAKSGRTVDPQRFRFWMIYRTVWWALGCLRMAKIWRSGEDRMLERVVISRRTSEQELDLLMLLEEDAPEEERQRSLEYHPDYGPEKGEADIAELAVAVSEWLTTMKEQFAGHDRFQLAVALNALGIVERDRRCLNASFFTNTLSEGILSGKQTLATDGLLARLREDILDKLGIDSPKYPALAVARKKWTGED from the coding sequence ATGATCGAGAGCATCGACCGTTTGCTGCAAGCCGCGATGCAGCGTGCCGGTGTGGCCGGCGAGGTAACTGACTGCACCCGCCTCACCGGGGGCGCGACCATGGAAAGCTGGCACTTCTGGTGCGGCGGTGGTGACTTTATCTTACGACGAGCACCTAGCATTGAGTTCATGCGAGATCGCCCGTTCGGTCACGACACTGAGGCCGCGATAATCCGCGCCGCGAATGCCGCAGGTGTAACTGCGCCTGAAGTGATCGCTGAGCTGGAACCAAAAGACGGCCTCGGTAGCGGCTTTATCATGCGAGCCCTCCCTGGAACGCCTGACCCGCGCGCGATATTGGCGATGGAAGAGCCGCGCCAGCTGCTCCAAGAAGCCGCGCGCGATCTTGCGATCATTCATGGGCTTTCGAAAGACGCTCTGCCCCAGCAAATTCCCGAACGCAGCTATTCCGAAATGATCGAAGAACTGGTCGCACAGTTTGAGGAAGCTGGCGGTGATCGACCGATCATCGCGCTTGGTTTGAAATGGCTACGCGACAACCTGCCGGAACCGGCTAAGTCCGTACTCAACCATGGCGATTTCCGGCTCGGTAATTTGCTAGCTGAAGACTCGCACATCACTGGCGTGCTTGATTGGGAGCTAGCGCATTACAGCGATTTCCACGAGGATCTCGCTTTTGGCTGCATGCCCGTATGGCGCTTCAGCCGGTATGATCGGCCTGCTTTGGGGCTGGGAAGTCTGGAAGACTATTTCACCGAATATGAAGCCAAAAGCGGTCGAACTGTCGACCCGCAGCGCTTTCGCTTCTGGATGATCTACCGGACCGTGTGGTGGGCACTCGGCTGTCTACGCATGGCGAAAATCTGGCGTAGCGGCGAAGACCGGATGCTAGAACGTGTCGTTATCTCGCGGCGCACCAGCGAGCAGGAACTCGATCTGCTGATGCTGCTGGAGGAGGATGCGCCGGAGGAGGAACGCCAGAGGTCGCTGGAATACCATCCCGATTATGGCCCCGAAAAGGGCGAGGCGGACATTGCCGAATTGGCCGTTGCGGTTTCCGAGTGGCTTACGACTATGAAGGAACAATTCGCTGGACACGATCGATTCCAACTAGCCGTCGCACTTAACGCACTTGGCATCGTCGAGCGTGACCGGCGATGCTTAAACGCTTCGTTTTTCACCAACACGCTTTCCGAGGGAATTCTTTCGGGAAAACAGACATTGGCAACGGATGGTCTGCTCGCGAGACTGCGTGAAGATATTCTCGATAAGCTCGGTATCGACTCCCCCAAATATCCCGCCCTCGCCGTTGCGCGAAAGAAATGGACCGGAGAGGACTAA